From one Colletotrichum destructivum chromosome 3, complete sequence genomic stretch:
- a CDS encoding Putative NmrA-like domain, NAD(P)-binding domain superfamily, which yields MVKVALAGGAGRVHEILVLSRRDAPAEELSPGVQWAKTTYDDVDQLAETLKGVHTVLSFVTGSTDPTKTEQNSAQKVLIDASIKAGVKRFAPSEWAAAKFDHMFWYNFKGETRTYLAEVNKEKKVIEYCLFQPGLFTNYLTYPFKSSKHVHLFETPINYHRRRALVTEGREDAIFTLTTAQDFAKVVALAVEYEGEWPVIGGIKGATMTVGQIIALGKKLRGEPFEVTRLKDEDLKAGVVEAPWLPWVDHPSIPEESIRAFSGAMLSGFLLGVSAGNFEISDEWNRLLPDFRFTQPEDFLTTAWAAIDDGAKSVHTDY from the exons ATGGTCAAAGTTGCACTTGCAGGCGGAGCTGGCA GGGTCCACGAGATCCTGGTTTTGTCAAGAAGG GACGCCCCAGCCGAAGAGCTCTCCCCGGGAGTCCAGTGGGCAAAGACAACCTACGATGATGTCGACCAACTAGCCGAAACCCTGAAGGGCGTCCACACCGTGCTCTCCTTTGTGACCGGTTCAACCGATCCCACCAAGACCGAGCAGAATAGTGCCCAGAAAGTGTTGATCGACGCCTCGATCAAAGCAGGCGTCAAACGATTCGCTCCTAGTGAATGGGCTGC CGCCAAGTTCGATCACATGTTCTGGTATAACTTCAAGGGCGAGACACGTACGTACCTGGCGGAGGTGAACAAGGAGAAAAAG GTCATTGAATACTGCCTCTTTCAGCCTGGTTTGTTCACCAACTACCTGACCTACCCCTTCAAGTCGTCCAAGCACGTACACCTCTTCGAGACCCCGATCAACTaccatcggcgtcgagccctcgtcaccgaggggagagaggacgCCATCTTCACATTGACCACCGCCCAGGACTTTGCCAAAGTCGTAGCCTTGGCGGTCGAGTACGAGGGAGAATGgcccgtcatcggcggcatcaaggGCGCCACGATGACTGTCGGCCAGatcatcgccctcggcaagaAGCTCCGTG GAGAACCTTTCGAGGTCACGAGGCTCAAGGATGAAGacctcaaggccggcgtcgtcgaggctcCGTGGCTGCCCTGGGTCGACCACCCGTCCATCCCGGAGGAGTCGATCCGAGCCTTCTCCGGAGCCATGCTCTCCGGTTTTCTGCTGGGTGTCTCGGCTGGCAACTTCGAGATCTCAGATGAGTGGAACCGGCTCCTCCCGGACTTTCGGTTCACCCAGCCCGAGGACTTCCTGACGACCGCGTGGGCTGCCATCGACGATGGTGCCAAGAGTGTTCACACTGACTACTGA
- a CDS encoding uncharacterized protein (Putative zn(2)Cys(6) fungal-type DNA-binding domain, transcription factor domain, fungi) — MVDATSTLSPAPCADSAPTPKRRKLRKGTQSCWECKRRKARCTYSSAHHDVCDGCTRRGTDCVSQEVTDQPPPPGTSKHLVDRLGQVEALVKQLLKAGNGVDHGVGDGQPAQIRQGKRKATSRSRSPVAMANECDTSASPSGDGNHTQLWHSSSSSEGRRYPASPYMRDESSRVTRPEQDAPAEETHDAVCKRLLEAWPSQQDMDIILSIPVETSQIIRAVICTRTGSPRTSLPSSATLLELPPPGSHPALIARSLLILASFLQGMPFSSAHHLSRLSTPWQALMSRAVKAAHSLVTSDDDLVASLEGIECIMLEGLYENYAGNLRPSWLAARRSVAIAQMIGLNRGVEPKSLTGSVIEPSDLWFRLVQFDRYLSLMLGLPQSSLDDIYARPEALEGCTPLDRYLRLCTVACGRLLRRDPSDVYDPETNKGIDRALQEASALMPAQWWVTPTLSPDTGHAERIRDTLRFNDHFMYYHLLLQLHFPSVLRPVSECGYVYHRSTALTASREILSRMMAFRATRPARYYCRGVDLIAFFSSTALCLAHICDTPQDVTAQHGFHFLAHQRLSDRGLLEQTLAIMQELVDRHDDEIATRVATLLRHLLAIEADVASGGKYAVAFSPESQKHDDLGYHVKMSDDGTTLRICLPHFWVIKIQKQGPSGGRLPAASSDGNELLVRSGINGDDRTSLTSNRQDPLPAIPRTENSGLGRLGGEEQPLYGREGNEENWALENLDFAFLDSFIEGTLGLDNGVIAGE; from the exons ATGGTGGACGCAACAAGCACATTAAGCCCGGCCCCCTGCGCCGACTCGGCCCCGACGCCGAAGCGCCGGAAGCTGCGCAAGGGCACCCAGAGCTGCTGGGAATGCAAGCGGCGCAAGGCCCGGTGCACCTACTCCTCCGCCCATCACGACGTCTGCGACGGCTGTACGCGTCGCGGCACCGACTGCGTGAGTCAGGAGGTCACCGACCagccgcctcctcccggGACCAGCAagcacctcgtcgaccgGTTGGGCCAGGTGGAAGCGCTAGTGAAGCAGCTGCTCAAAGCCGGGAATGGGGTCGATCATggtgtcggcgatggccaaCCGGCGCAGATACGTCAAGGGAAACGGAAGGCGACGAGCCGTTCTCGATCCCCGGTTGCCATGGCGAACGAGTGCGACACATCAGCGTCTCCCTCTGGCGATGGCAACCACACACAACTTTGGCACTCGTCTTCCAGCAGCGAA GGGCGGCGTTACCCAGCATCTCCGTACATGAGGGATGAATCATCTAGGGTCACTCGCCCGGAACAAGATGCACCAGCAGAAGAAACACACGACGCCGTCTGCAAACGCCTCCTTGAAGCCTGGCCAAGTCAGCAGGACATGGACATCATTCTGTCTATACCGGTGGAAACCTCGCAAATCATCCGGGCAGTTATATGTACCAGGACCGGCTCCCCCCGCACATCGCTGCCATCGTCCGCAACACTGCtggagctgccgccgccggggtcTCACCCGGCCCTGATTGCCCGGAGCCTCCTAATCCTGGCCTCGTTCCTCCAGGGCATGCCGTTTTCCTCGGCGCACCATCTCTCGAGACTAAGCACCCCCTGGCAGGCTCTCATGTCGCGGGCCGTGAAGGCGGCCCACAGCCTCGTCAcctccgacgacgacctcgtcgcctccCTCGAAGGCATCGAGTGCATCATGCTCGAAGGCCTCTACGAGAACTACGCCGGGAACCTGCGGCCCTCGTGGCTCGCCGCGCGCCGGTCCGTCGCCATTGCGCAGATGATCGGCCTGaaccgcggcgtcgagccaAAGTCCCTGACCGGCTCCGTCATCGAGCCGAGCGACCTGTGGTTCCGCCTCGTCCAGTTCGACCGctatctctctctcatgCTGGGCCTGCCGCAGAGCTCGCTCGACGACATCTACGCCCGCCCGGAGGCTCTGGAAGGGTGCACGCCGCTGGATCGCTATCTCCGCCTGTGCACCGTCGCGTGCGGCCGTCTGCTCCGGCGGGATCCCTCGGACGTGTACGATCCCGAGACCAACAAGGGGATCGACAGGGCGCTGCAAGAAGCCTCCGCGTTGATGCCGGCTCAGTGGTGGGTGACGCCGACTCTGTCGCCCGACACGGGGCACGCGGAGAGGATCCGCGATACCCTGCGGTTCAACGACCACTTCATGTACTaccaccttctcctccaactcCATTTCCCGAGCGTTCTGCGGCCGGTGTCGGAGTGCGGCTACGTGTATCACAGGTCGACGGCCCTCACCGCCAGTCGCGAAATCCTGTCCCGGATGATGGCCTTCCGCGCAACTCGACCCGCGCGCTACTACTGCCGGGGGGTGGACTTgatcgccttcttctcgagcaCGGCCTTGTGCCTGGCTCACATCTGCGACACGCCCCAAGACGTGACCGCCCAGCACGGATTCCACTTCCTCGCCCATCAACGGCTCAGCGACCGGGGGCTCTTGGAACAGACTCTGGCCATCATGCAAGAGCTGGTCGACcggcacgacgacgagatcgccaCCAGGGTGGCCACGCTTCTCAGGCACCTCCTTGCGATAGAAGCAGACGTGGCATCCGGTGGCAAGTACGCCGTGGCCTTTTCGCCGGAGTCTCAGAAGCACGATGACCTCGGGTATCATGTGAAGATGTCCGATGACGGCACTACTCTGCGTATCTGTCTTCCACATTTCTGGGTCATCAAGATCCAAAAACAAGGTCCTTCAGGGGGAAGACTGCCGGCAGCTAGCTCTGACGGAAACGAGCTGCTCGTCAGGTCAGGAATCAACGGTGATGACAGGACCTCTCTCACTAGTAATAGGCAA